Proteins found in one Seonamhaeicola sp. S2-3 genomic segment:
- a CDS encoding NAD(P)H-binding protein gives MKKTAIILGATGLTGSHLLKKLIEDNRYDNIKLFSRSKIEGLPAKVSQYIGNLLNLEQFKSQFKANEVYCCIGTTKAKTPNKDTYKQIDYGIPVAAAKLSKANNINTFLVVSALGANVNSTVFYNKTKGEMERDVLKQNIKNTFIFRPSLIGGQRKEHRTLEKIGLAVFKVIQPLFIGGLKKYKITASEDIAQAMINVANSTSVANVIINSNAIKKISKNT, from the coding sequence ATGAAGAAAACAGCAATCATATTAGGCGCAACAGGATTAACTGGCAGTCATTTACTTAAAAAATTAATTGAAGACAACCGGTATGACAATATCAAATTGTTTTCACGTTCTAAAATAGAAGGCTTACCTGCTAAGGTTTCTCAATATATTGGCAATTTATTAAACTTAGAACAATTTAAGTCTCAGTTTAAAGCTAATGAAGTTTACTGTTGCATAGGTACAACTAAAGCCAAAACGCCAAATAAAGATACCTATAAACAAATAGATTACGGAATTCCTGTAGCTGCTGCAAAACTATCAAAAGCTAATAACATAAATACATTTTTAGTGGTTTCGGCTTTAGGTGCCAATGTAAATAGTACCGTGTTTTATAATAAAACTAAAGGTGAAATGGAACGCGATGTTTTAAAGCAAAATATAAAAAACACTTTCATTTTTAGACCATCATTAATTGGCGGACAACGTAAAGAACATCGTACGCTAGAAAAAATTGGATTAGCCGTTTTTAAAGTAATACAACCTTTATTTATTGGGGGACTTAAAAAATATAAAATCACCGCTTCTGAAGATATTGCTCAGGCCATGATAAATGTAGCCAATAGCACTAGTGTAGCTAATGTTATTATCAATTCTAACGCTATTAAAAAAATATCAAAAAACACTTAA